One genomic window of Polyangium aurulentum includes the following:
- a CDS encoding tetratricopeptide repeat protein: MSVDNIRMALGTLQGDPENEAAWNDLAEAVTAPDVSADDVERLLGVARARQEERREWGAVVRLLELEISFATGTPVEAPMQAELARVYQEELYDADKAAAAYRRLLELRPGDAPATEALENDADKRARWQEIVERYVAESEAAEEPAAKSSLLTSAAEVAFRYGRAEAKERIAELVDLALVLDPRNRRASQLLALTSRDAGDWEGVARSLALDLREAPTKDARTQAGLQLGRIALQKLEDRARARDAFGMVLDLVPGQPEAMSFLAEDFSTNGQWDELVALYEDQLKGGGVKPGEELGVLVNIGMVHWRMRSQPQAAEPYFDRVRRSDPTHAGMLSFFREHLVSKGDKARLYAILTDAQRAMSDGPEKRAIATELAKLAESTENAHKAIDQYKNILRTDPDNREARDALKRLYMQTEGYNALVELYRQELERTPQTDVAARIQILRDIGTVYRDRAKNDAALVTVLTQIVTLDDKDIDAVRELTRVYEALGRWRDLLAYQQKLAELSTNPLEKANLYRAVARRWVDQFSNVQNAVSAYESLLAVEPGDEEAQSRLKELYLKRRSWPQLYALYETQLPAAEGAARIELLGEMAKLAAERLDRGADAISHYKQILELDPAAPGVLDALEKQAERDKDFVTVAEVLERRVDMAADEAARLNALQKLGGVYAERIKDPVAAARTWRRVLEIQPGHARALRVLRESYVAAGDWDGLEELYASQNDWEGLVDFLSSAADKTTDPQVKLDISFRAARIYEEQLGTPERAQRSYERVLSVSPGDARAAAALVPIYEKEEKWARLPALYEILLGATDDTERRVSILRKLAAVTGGPLADKEKALGYARRAYELDSSEDGLGLLEAWSRAASAWNPFVEAVEARIKREEDLDPEQRRSLKLRLAEVYAHELGKVDEAAAAYRELVEADPRDEETIRALDALLRANERKEDLRWLFQLRADQVEGEERAEILEEWATLEEEVFGDQAQAITLFRKVVDVVPTRGEALRALSRLLIAAGESAAAAEVVARHRDVSEGELRARCEVELATLYIDKLGRPTDAFDAAVRALEIIPHDDDAVGILARLLDKPETRAQAAQVLSIEYAETGDARKEAHALRVLLESEQDPATRLALFLKLADVEEQKLRAAGTAFDVVLGALSEFSAELTVWDRASDLAARAGRPTDLAEAYRTHLVAGRGEGGKKLPDDVEIELCERAAKLHDEQLGDPEGAMPYLDRVLAVDPTNERAFQRLKLILTNAERWGELEELYDKAAQGTSDQDKRIELLNDVAVIAEEIIGDATKAIRYYERILTLDPLYVPALDALEKLYEREGRWKDLAALLERRLETATDDESADIKLNLGRIYLDRLHEPEKSISHLERVLEIRQNDAEARGLVERLLEVGSLRLRAARVLEVVYEARDEVRQLVRVLEIRREGATEEHERRELLRRVSTLRDERLKDDAGAFATLSELVPLEHDDAGARERFVEIGRRLGEYEKMAQVLTAAADACSTPPTRGEILMVVARIYEDMLGDTERAEGVYRRVIDIDASDPDLVVPAAQSLARIYAAKGRHEALAEVLGVEVRLEADLDKRRALYQRIGEVYESVLDAPDKAIAAWRSRLSDDPEDLAALAALERLYERTGEWRELVSILESRQQLSTDPHERKRTMVRAAETLAGKLDDVSGAISGWRSVLDEFGPEAPTLSALEALYEKAERWADLADTLDVHLSLAHELPERLDLFARLGDVRRLHQSDLQGALDAYRQALTLDPSNVRCRSALEALLEDPDARRDAAETLHPLYEADGDSEKLLRVLEIEVETADNTTERLENLQSALRTAEGPLGDTGRAFGYAVRGVREAAGEPEVGQWIETVERLAGATGRWPEVSELYTSIVDAIIDGDVQQSVRLRVGELARTKLADRALAVEWYKRALEARSDDRRAMIALEELYSEANDAPNLLEILKLRVENAETDDEKKRLLFRQAELQRDALQDPSGAIDTYEALLDVELHPKAIDALERLYTEAKRWEDLIKLYERQLDGAVGAPAELRVKIAKVAYERLEDVPRAFDELGEALVIDQAHPGAVGELELLLELSEAPEHRARAGEMLEPVYLRRADWNRVKMALDARLAASEDPAERRELLTRLATLHEEQLEDYKAALETVAKLLHEDLGDEGVWHELERLAKVASAERRLAEIYSAELEALTSDDPQSAKLCRRTGEIYAELGDIASALKWYRRAHEFEPESRELFGAIDGLLVREGRHEERVTLYRTSLDYRQDKDRLDALHTIARLERVELKQPEKAIETYRAALDVDENDARALDALTELYAELGRDQDLADLYLRRAEAAPNGEAGAPYRLALARLLRDKIKDTSAAIDQLEAIVTDVPWHQEAIKELEALTRDDEHKARVVEILRPLYERSDDWRLLVKLNEERYNLAQETHEKVAVLRETAQLWETRGNDRKFAFRSMRAAFALDPEDGETRAELERLATILGAWEKLADSYEQGIEKTNDETTKRELLLAVAKVYDEKVDDPRRALGAYRRLSDLDPTERDPLEAMDTLSLLLSDWQTLIGVLEKKSDIASDEENAGIWRRIAETKLQMLEDEEGAIKAYERALELDPESAVTVDALVSLYEPRDTAERLVELYARRVELAGAGEADLRYDLNVRAAGRYEKSLGNRREAITVLNAALDARPGDAAVLTSLERLYRDEKMWDELLDNLKLQAGNADTREARVKLRTAIGDLYADQLASPQDALENYRFVLDDDPTNDHAIKAIRTIGEAREELRLDAADALEPVLRAAGRWEELVAALEMRLKAQTEGGDRARTLRAVALVEDEKLGRPLAAEAALLRALEDTPDDADLHTEIERLAERSEGFGRYADALTQRAAATFDAVIAKDLWLRVGRMSEERLNDDRRAVEAYAKAVEQAGDEPQLLQALDRLYGRLGDNKALADVLERRVAVLSNEREQADLYHRLARIQIDAFSEKQQGLGTLKLALEKAPDHAPSREALEKLTDEKSLFEEAAEALENVYKTQGDHAALAKLYEKRIQFVETPSERVRLRLDLAKVLEDRSGDPKAAQAALEAALADDPADVDVLAELERLAPITGGWTSAADALEKAISEQRDLTSDTARDLWMRLAEWRKDRVGDNAAAERALEQALKHDPTSEPILRTIEGLQRTPGRERDLVGTLRRLAALDGMQGMAADLRREAKGLAEGTLADAELTEAILRDMIKADDSDAWAIAELAKVREKAGDHKEVFDLIVRQAELAAEGDKIRDLKHQAAAVAREKLSDDKRAIELYSQIFEDEPNDTKASDALRELYAKGGRHKELLDVLSRLVDMADSPAARSALRLEMAQIAIDKLDATSEAMEHLRAILDEERTHEKATLLLSQLLEKTGRDDELADLLNSQIELAKERADLPAELVYSVRLGEVFETRLNNVAKAIETYKAVLERDAKHKGALLSLARLHEKKGEKAEAAKALETILGETSGEEAVKTSLRLADLYTALKDEAAVRRVLEAGLKADEKAPEIRKKLHALYEKEGAWAELADLIRGDAEAATEPGQKVQLYRKAAEIHLAKRKDPSAAADLLGKASELAPGDRDLLLALCDAYSASGRGKQAAEVLQKIVESYGGRRSKELAAIHHRLSKAYLAEGDKEKALGDLETAFKIDPGSVAILRDLGVLSMELGEATEKPARDAHFERAQKTFRALLLQKLDDTSPISKAETFFYIGRILHLQGEDKKAIQQLDRAIDADKNFAPAKELLAKLKK; this comes from the coding sequence ATGAGCGTTGACAACATTCGCATGGCCCTCGGAACCCTCCAGGGCGATCCCGAGAACGAGGCGGCCTGGAACGATCTCGCGGAGGCGGTGACCGCCCCCGATGTCTCGGCGGACGACGTGGAGCGCCTTCTTGGCGTCGCGCGAGCCAGGCAGGAGGAACGCCGCGAGTGGGGCGCCGTCGTGCGGCTCCTCGAGCTCGAGATCTCCTTCGCCACAGGGACGCCCGTCGAGGCGCCCATGCAGGCCGAGCTAGCGCGCGTCTACCAGGAAGAGCTGTACGACGCCGACAAGGCCGCGGCAGCCTACCGGCGCTTGCTCGAGCTACGCCCCGGTGACGCTCCTGCGACCGAGGCACTCGAGAACGACGCCGACAAGCGCGCGCGATGGCAAGAGATCGTCGAGCGCTACGTCGCCGAGTCCGAGGCCGCCGAGGAGCCCGCGGCGAAGAGCTCGCTGCTCACGAGCGCCGCGGAGGTCGCCTTCCGCTACGGCCGCGCCGAGGCGAAGGAGAGGATCGCCGAGCTGGTCGATCTCGCCCTCGTGCTCGACCCGCGCAACCGCCGCGCGTCGCAGCTGCTCGCGCTGACGAGCCGTGACGCCGGCGACTGGGAGGGGGTCGCGCGATCGCTCGCCCTCGACCTGCGCGAGGCGCCGACGAAGGACGCGCGCACCCAGGCTGGCTTGCAGCTCGGCCGCATCGCGCTGCAGAAGCTCGAGGACAGGGCGCGCGCCCGCGACGCCTTCGGCATGGTGCTCGATCTCGTGCCCGGCCAGCCCGAGGCGATGTCGTTCCTCGCCGAGGACTTCTCGACGAACGGACAGTGGGACGAGCTCGTCGCGCTCTACGAGGATCAGCTCAAGGGCGGAGGCGTCAAGCCGGGCGAGGAGCTCGGCGTGCTCGTGAACATCGGCATGGTGCACTGGCGGATGCGCTCGCAGCCGCAGGCCGCCGAGCCGTACTTCGATCGCGTGCGCCGCAGCGACCCGACCCACGCGGGCATGCTGAGCTTCTTCCGCGAGCACCTCGTGTCGAAGGGCGACAAGGCGCGGCTGTACGCGATCCTCACCGACGCGCAGCGCGCGATGAGCGACGGCCCGGAGAAGCGCGCCATCGCCACCGAGCTCGCCAAGCTCGCCGAGTCGACGGAGAACGCCCACAAGGCGATCGACCAGTACAAGAACATCCTGCGCACCGATCCGGACAACCGCGAGGCGCGCGACGCGCTCAAGCGTCTGTACATGCAGACCGAGGGGTACAACGCCCTCGTCGAGCTGTACCGGCAGGAGCTCGAGCGCACGCCGCAGACCGACGTCGCGGCGCGCATCCAGATCCTGCGCGACATCGGGACGGTGTACCGCGATCGCGCGAAGAACGACGCGGCGCTCGTCACGGTGCTGACCCAGATCGTCACGCTCGACGACAAGGACATCGACGCCGTCCGCGAGCTGACGCGCGTGTACGAGGCGCTCGGTCGCTGGCGCGATCTGCTCGCGTACCAGCAGAAGCTCGCCGAGCTGAGCACGAACCCGCTCGAGAAGGCGAACCTCTACCGCGCCGTGGCGCGGCGCTGGGTCGATCAGTTCTCGAACGTGCAGAACGCGGTGTCGGCGTACGAGTCGCTGCTCGCGGTGGAGCCGGGCGACGAGGAGGCGCAGTCGCGCCTGAAGGAGCTGTACCTCAAGCGCCGCTCCTGGCCGCAGCTCTACGCCCTGTACGAGACGCAGCTCCCGGCGGCCGAGGGCGCCGCGCGCATCGAGCTGCTCGGCGAGATGGCCAAGCTCGCGGCCGAGAGGCTCGACCGCGGCGCGGACGCGATCTCGCACTACAAGCAGATCCTCGAGCTCGATCCGGCCGCGCCGGGCGTGCTCGACGCGCTCGAGAAGCAGGCCGAGCGCGACAAGGACTTCGTCACCGTGGCCGAGGTGCTCGAGCGCCGCGTGGACATGGCGGCCGACGAGGCCGCGCGCCTGAACGCGCTGCAGAAGCTCGGCGGCGTGTACGCCGAGCGCATCAAGGATCCGGTCGCGGCGGCGCGCACGTGGCGACGCGTGCTCGAGATCCAGCCGGGCCACGCGCGTGCGCTGCGCGTGCTGCGCGAATCGTACGTGGCTGCGGGCGACTGGGACGGGCTCGAGGAGCTGTACGCGTCGCAGAACGACTGGGAGGGCCTCGTCGACTTCCTCTCGTCGGCCGCGGACAAGACGACCGACCCGCAGGTGAAGCTCGACATCTCGTTCCGCGCGGCGCGGATCTACGAGGAGCAGCTCGGCACGCCCGAGCGCGCGCAGCGCTCGTACGAGCGTGTGCTGTCGGTGTCGCCGGGCGACGCGCGCGCGGCGGCGGCGCTCGTGCCGATCTACGAGAAGGAAGAGAAGTGGGCACGTCTGCCCGCGCTCTACGAGATCCTGCTCGGCGCGACCGACGACACCGAGCGACGCGTCTCGATTCTGCGCAAGCTCGCCGCAGTCACGGGCGGGCCGCTCGCGGACAAGGAGAAGGCGCTCGGCTACGCGCGGCGCGCCTACGAGCTCGACTCGAGCGAGGACGGGCTCGGCCTGCTCGAGGCGTGGTCTCGCGCAGCGAGCGCGTGGAACCCGTTCGTCGAGGCGGTCGAGGCGCGCATCAAGCGCGAGGAAGACCTCGACCCGGAGCAGCGCCGCTCGCTCAAGCTCCGGCTCGCCGAGGTGTACGCCCACGAGCTCGGCAAGGTCGACGAGGCGGCCGCGGCGTACCGCGAGCTGGTCGAGGCCGACCCGCGCGACGAGGAGACGATCCGCGCGCTCGACGCGCTCTTGCGCGCCAACGAGCGCAAGGAGGATCTGCGCTGGCTGTTCCAGCTCCGCGCCGACCAGGTGGAGGGCGAGGAGCGCGCCGAGATCCTCGAGGAGTGGGCGACGCTCGAAGAGGAGGTCTTCGGCGACCAGGCGCAGGCGATCACGCTCTTCCGCAAGGTGGTCGACGTGGTGCCGACGCGCGGCGAGGCGCTGCGCGCTCTGTCGCGGCTGCTCATCGCGGCGGGTGAGTCGGCGGCTGCGGCCGAGGTGGTGGCGCGTCACCGCGACGTGTCCGAAGGCGAGCTGCGCGCTCGCTGCGAGGTCGAGCTCGCGACGCTCTACATCGACAAGCTCGGCCGTCCCACGGACGCGTTCGACGCTGCCGTGCGCGCGCTCGAGATCATCCCGCACGACGACGACGCGGTCGGGATCCTCGCGCGCCTGCTCGACAAGCCCGAGACGCGGGCGCAGGCCGCGCAGGTGCTCTCGATCGAGTACGCGGAGACGGGCGACGCGCGCAAGGAGGCGCACGCGCTGCGGGTGCTGCTCGAGTCCGAGCAGGATCCGGCGACGCGCCTGGCGCTCTTCCTCAAGCTCGCCGACGTCGAGGAGCAGAAGCTCCGCGCGGCGGGCACGGCGTTCGACGTGGTGCTCGGCGCGCTGAGCGAGTTCAGCGCGGAGCTGACGGTCTGGGACCGCGCCTCCGATCTCGCGGCGCGCGCTGGCCGCCCGACCGATCTCGCGGAGGCGTACCGCACGCACCTCGTCGCGGGCCGCGGCGAAGGCGGCAAGAAGCTCCCCGACGACGTGGAGATCGAGCTGTGCGAGCGCGCGGCGAAGCTCCACGACGAGCAGCTCGGCGATCCCGAGGGCGCGATGCCGTACCTCGATCGCGTGCTCGCGGTCGACCCGACCAACGAGCGCGCCTTCCAGCGCTTGAAGCTCATCCTCACGAACGCAGAGCGCTGGGGCGAGCTCGAGGAGCTGTACGACAAGGCCGCGCAGGGCACGTCCGATCAAGACAAGCGCATCGAGCTGCTCAACGACGTGGCCGTCATCGCCGAGGAGATCATCGGCGATGCGACCAAGGCGATTCGTTACTACGAGCGCATCCTCACGCTCGACCCGCTCTACGTTCCGGCGCTCGACGCGCTCGAGAAGCTGTACGAGCGCGAGGGTCGGTGGAAGGACCTCGCGGCGCTGCTCGAGCGGCGCCTCGAGACGGCGACGGACGACGAGTCGGCCGACATCAAGCTGAACCTCGGCCGCATCTACCTCGACCGCCTGCACGAGCCGGAGAAGTCGATCTCGCACCTCGAGCGCGTGCTCGAGATCCGGCAGAACGACGCCGAGGCGCGCGGGCTCGTCGAGCGCTTGCTCGAGGTCGGCAGCCTTCGCCTGCGGGCCGCGCGCGTGCTCGAGGTGGTGTACGAGGCGCGCGACGAGGTTCGCCAGCTCGTCCGGGTCCTCGAGATCCGCCGCGAGGGCGCGACCGAGGAGCACGAGCGGCGCGAGCTGCTCCGGCGCGTGAGCACGCTGCGCGACGAGCGTCTCAAGGACGACGCGGGTGCGTTCGCGACCCTGTCCGAGCTCGTCCCGCTCGAGCACGACGACGCCGGCGCGCGCGAGCGCTTCGTGGAGATCGGCCGTCGGCTCGGCGAGTACGAGAAGATGGCCCAGGTCCTCACCGCGGCCGCGGACGCGTGCAGCACGCCTCCGACGCGCGGCGAGATCCTGATGGTGGTCGCGCGGATCTACGAGGACATGCTCGGCGACACCGAGCGCGCCGAGGGCGTCTACCGGCGCGTCATCGACATCGACGCCTCGGACCCGGATCTCGTGGTCCCGGCGGCGCAGTCGCTCGCACGCATCTACGCGGCCAAGGGCCGGCACGAAGCGCTCGCGGAGGTGCTCGGCGTGGAGGTTCGCCTCGAGGCGGACCTCGACAAGCGCCGCGCGCTCTACCAGCGCATCGGCGAGGTGTACGAGTCGGTTCTCGACGCGCCCGACAAGGCGATCGCCGCCTGGCGCTCGCGCCTGTCGGACGATCCGGAGGACCTCGCGGCCCTCGCAGCGCTCGAGCGTCTGTACGAACGGACGGGCGAGTGGCGCGAGCTGGTCTCGATCCTCGAGTCGCGGCAGCAGCTCTCGACCGATCCGCACGAGCGCAAGCGCACGATGGTTCGCGCGGCGGAGACCCTCGCCGGCAAGCTCGACGACGTGTCGGGCGCGATCAGCGGTTGGCGCTCGGTGCTCGACGAGTTCGGCCCCGAGGCTCCCACGCTCTCGGCGCTCGAGGCGCTCTACGAGAAGGCCGAGCGCTGGGCGGATCTCGCCGACACGCTCGACGTGCACCTGTCGCTCGCGCACGAGCTGCCCGAGCGGCTCGATCTGTTCGCGCGGCTCGGCGACGTGCGCAGACTGCACCAGTCGGATCTGCAAGGCGCGCTCGACGCCTACCGGCAAGCCCTCACGCTCGATCCGTCGAACGTGCGGTGCCGCAGCGCGCTCGAGGCGCTGCTCGAGGATCCGGACGCGCGGCGTGACGCGGCCGAGACGCTGCACCCGCTCTACGAGGCGGACGGCGACTCGGAGAAGCTCCTGCGGGTGCTCGAAATCGAGGTCGAGACCGCGGACAACACGACCGAGCGGCTCGAAAACCTGCAGAGCGCGCTGCGCACGGCCGAGGGTCCGCTCGGCGACACGGGCCGAGCCTTCGGCTACGCGGTGCGCGGCGTCCGCGAGGCCGCCGGCGAGCCCGAGGTCGGGCAGTGGATCGAGACCGTCGAGCGCCTCGCAGGCGCGACGGGGCGCTGGCCGGAGGTGTCGGAGCTGTACACGTCGATCGTGGACGCGATCATCGACGGCGACGTGCAGCAGAGCGTCAGGCTGCGCGTGGGCGAGCTCGCGCGCACCAAGCTCGCCGACCGGGCCCTCGCGGTGGAGTGGTACAAGCGGGCGCTCGAAGCGCGCAGCGACGATCGGCGCGCGATGATCGCCCTCGAGGAGCTGTACAGCGAGGCGAACGACGCGCCGAACCTTCTCGAGATCCTGAAGCTCCGCGTCGAGAACGCCGAGACCGACGACGAGAAGAAGCGGCTGCTCTTCCGCCAGGCCGAGCTGCAGCGCGACGCGTTGCAGGATCCGTCGGGCGCGATCGACACGTACGAGGCGCTGCTCGACGTCGAGCTGCACCCGAAGGCGATCGACGCGCTCGAGCGGCTCTACACCGAGGCGAAGCGCTGGGAGGACCTCATCAAGCTCTACGAGCGGCAGCTCGATGGAGCCGTGGGTGCGCCGGCGGAGCTTCGCGTGAAGATCGCCAAGGTGGCCTACGAGCGGCTCGAGGACGTGCCCCGCGCGTTCGACGAGCTCGGTGAGGCGCTCGTGATCGACCAGGCGCATCCCGGCGCTGTGGGCGAGCTCGAGCTTCTCCTCGAGCTCTCCGAGGCGCCCGAGCACAGGGCGCGGGCGGGCGAGATGCTCGAGCCCGTGTACCTGCGGCGCGCCGACTGGAACCGCGTGAAGATGGCCCTCGATGCGCGCCTCGCCGCGAGCGAGGACCCGGCCGAGCGCAGGGAGCTGCTCACGCGGCTCGCGACCCTGCACGAGGAGCAGCTCGAGGACTACAAGGCCGCCCTCGAGACCGTGGCGAAGCTCCTGCACGAGGACCTCGGCGACGAGGGCGTGTGGCACGAGCTCGAGCGGCTCGCGAAGGTGGCGAGCGCGGAGCGGCGTCTCGCCGAGATCTACTCGGCCGAGCTCGAGGCGCTCACCTCGGACGACCCGCAGAGCGCCAAGCTCTGCCGGCGCACGGGCGAGATCTACGCCGAGCTCGGGGACATCGCGAGCGCGCTCAAGTGGTACCGACGCGCGCACGAGTTCGAGCCCGAGTCGCGCGAGCTGTTCGGCGCGATCGACGGCCTGCTCGTGCGGGAGGGCCGTCACGAGGAGCGCGTCACGCTCTACCGGACGTCGCTCGACTACCGCCAGGACAAGGACCGCCTCGACGCGCTGCACACCATCGCGCGGCTCGAGCGTGTCGAGCTGAAGCAGCCCGAGAAGGCGATCGAGACCTACCGCGCCGCGCTCGACGTCGACGAGAACGACGCGCGCGCTCTCGACGCGCTCACCGAGCTGTACGCGGAGCTCGGCCGCGATCAGGACCTCGCGGACCTATACCTGCGGCGCGCAGAGGCGGCGCCGAACGGCGAGGCCGGCGCGCCCTACCGCCTGGCCTTGGCGCGGCTGCTGCGCGACAAGATCAAGGACACCTCGGCCGCGATCGATCAGCTCGAAGCGATCGTCACCGACGTGCCCTGGCACCAGGAGGCGATCAAGGAGCTCGAGGCGCTCACGCGCGACGACGAGCACAAGGCGCGCGTCGTCGAGATCCTCCGTCCGCTCTACGAGCGCAGCGACGACTGGCGTCTGCTCGTGAAGCTGAACGAGGAGCGGTACAACCTCGCGCAGGAGACGCACGAGAAGGTGGCCGTGCTGCGCGAGACCGCGCAGCTCTGGGAGACGCGCGGCAACGATCGGAAGTTCGCCTTCCGCTCGATGCGCGCAGCCTTCGCCCTCGATCCGGAGGACGGCGAGACGCGCGCCGAACTCGAGCGCCTCGCGACGATCCTCGGGGCCTGGGAGAAGCTCGCCGACAGCTACGAGCAGGGCATCGAGAAGACGAACGACGAGACGACCAAGCGCGAGCTGCTCCTCGCGGTGGCCAAGGTCTACGACGAGAAAGTCGACGACCCGCGGCGCGCCCTCGGCGCCTACCGCAGGCTGAGCGACCTCGACCCGACCGAGCGCGATCCGCTCGAGGCGATGGACACCCTGTCGTTGCTGCTCAGCGACTGGCAGACGCTCATCGGCGTTCTCGAGAAGAAGAGCGACATCGCCTCGGACGAGGAGAACGCCGGCATCTGGCGTCGCATCGCCGAGACGAAGCTCCAGATGCTCGAGGACGAGGAGGGCGCCATCAAGGCGTACGAGCGCGCGCTCGAGCTCGATCCCGAGAGCGCCGTGACCGTGGACGCGCTGGTCTCGCTCTACGAGCCACGCGACACGGCCGAGCGCCTCGTCGAGCTGTATGCGCGGCGCGTCGAACTCGCGGGCGCAGGCGAAGCAGACCTGCGCTACGACCTCAACGTCCGCGCAGCCGGCCGCTACGAGAAGAGCCTTGGCAACCGCCGCGAGGCCATCACGGTCCTCAACGCGGCGCTCGACGCTCGTCCGGGCGACGCCGCCGTCCTCACCTCGCTCGAGCGGCTCTACCGCGACGAGAAGATGTGGGACGAGCTGCTCGACAACCTCAAGCTGCAGGCGGGCAACGCCGACACGCGCGAGGCTCGGGTCAAGCTGCGCACCGCGATCGGCGACCTGTACGCGGACCAGCTCGCGAGCCCGCAGGACGCGCTTGAGAACTATCGATTCGTGCTCGACGACGATCCGACGAACGACCACGCGATCAAGGCGATCCGCACGATCGGCGAGGCGCGCGAGGAGCTCCGGCTCGACGCGGCCGACGCCCTCGAGCCCGTCCTTCGCGCGGCCGGACGCTGGGAGGAGCTGGTCGCCGCGCTCGAGATGCGCCTCAAGGCGCAGACCGAGGGCGGTGACAGGGCGCGGACGCTGCGCGCGGTGGCCCTCGTCGAGGACGAGAAGCTCGGCCGCCCGCTCGCAGCCGAGGCGGCGCTGCTCCGCGCGCTCGAGGACACGCCCGACGACGCGGATCTGCACACCGAGATCGAGCGTCTCGCCGAGCGCTCCGAGGGCTTCGGCCGTTACGCCGACGCCCTCACGCAGCGCGCGGCGGCCACGTTCGACGCGGTGATCGCGAAGGACCTGTGGCTGCGCGTCGGCAGGATGAGCGAGGAGCGGCTCAACGACGACCGGCGCGCGGTGGAGGCGTACGCGAAGGCCGTGGAGCAGGCAGGCGACGAGCCGCAGCTCCTCCAGGCTCTCGATCGTCTCTACGGACGCCTCGGGGACAACAAGGCGCTCGCCGACGTCCTCGAGCGCCGCGTCGCGGTGCTGTCGAACGAGCGCGAGCAGGCGGATCTCTACCACCGCCTGGCGCGCATCCAGATCGACGCCTTCAGCGAGAAGCAGCAGGGCCTCGGCACGCTGAAGCTCGCGCTCGAGAAGGCGCCCGATCACGCTCCGTCGCGCGAGGCGCTCGAGAAGCTCACCGACGAGAAGTCGCTCTTCGAGGAGGCGGCCGAGGCGCTCGAGAACGTCTACAAGACGCAGGGCGATCACGCCGCGCTCGCGAAGCTCTACGAGAAGCGCATCCAGTTCGTCGAGACGCCGAGCGAGCGCGTTCGCTTGCGGCTCGACCTCGCCAAGGTGCTCGAGGATCGCTCCGGCGATCCGAAGGCAGCCCAGGCGGCGCTCGAGGCCGCGCTCGCCGACGACCCGGCGGACGTGGACGTGCTCGCGGAGCTCGAGCGGCTCGCCCCGATCACGGGCGGCTGGACGAGCGCCGCGGACGCGCTGGAGAAGGCGATCTCCGAGCAGCGCGACCTCACGAGCGACACGGCGCGCGATCTGTGGATGCGGCTCGCCGAGTGGCGCAAGGATCGGGTCGGCGACAACGCCGCGGCCGAGCGAGCGCTCGAGCAGGCGCTCAAGCACGACCCGACGAGCGAGCCGATCCTGCGCACGATCGAGGGCCTGCAGCGCACACCGGGTCGCGAGCGCGACCTCGTGGGCACGCTGCGGCGCCTCGCTGCGCTCGACGGCATGCAGGGCATGGCCGCAGACCTCCGCCGCGAGGCGAAGGGCCTGGCCGAGGGCACGCTCGCGGACGCCGAGCTCACCGAGGCGATCCTGCGCGACATGATCAAGGCGGACGACAGCGACGCATGGGCGATCGCCGAGCTCGCCAAGGTCCGCGAGAAGGCCGGTGACCACAAGGAGGTCTTCGACCTCATCGTGCGCCAGGCCGAGCTCGCCGCGGAGGGCGACAAGATCCGGGACCTCAAGCATCAGGCCGCCGCGGTGGCCCGCGAGAAGCTCTCGGACGACAAGCGCGCCATCGAGCTGTACAGCCAGATCTTCGAGGACGAACCGAACGACACCAAGGCCTCCGACGCCCTGCGCGAGCTGTACGCGAAGGGCGGCAGGCACAAGGAGCTGCTCGACGTTCTGTCGCGCCTCGTCGACATGGCCGACAGCCCCGCGGCACGCAGCGCGCTGCGCCTCGAGATGGCACAGATCGCCATCGACAAGCTCGACGCGACGAGCGAGGCGATGGAGCACCTCAGGGCGATCCTCGACGAGGAGCGCACGCACGAGAAGGCGACGCTCCTGCTCTCGCAGCTCCTCGAGAAGACGGGGCGCGACGACGAGCTGGCGGACCTGCTCAACTCGCAGATCGAACTCGCCAAGGAGCGCGCCGATCTGCCCGCGGAGCTGGTCTACAGCGTGCGCCTCGGCGAGGTCTTCGAGACGCGGCTCAACAACGTCGCGAAGGCGATCGAGACGTACAAGGCCGTCCTCGAGCGCGATGCCAAGCACAAGGGCGCTCTCCTTTCGCTCGCGCGTCTGCACGAGAAGAAGGGCGAGAAGGCCGAGGCTGCCAAGGCGCTCGAGACGATCCTCGGTGAGACGAGCGGCGAGGAGGCCGTGAAGACGTCGCTGCGTCTCGCGGACCTGTACACGGCGCTGAAGGACGAGGCGGCCGTGCGGCGGGTGCTCGAGGCCGGCCTCAAGGCCGACGAGAAGGCTCCCGAGATCCGCAAGAAGCTGCACGCGCTCTACGAGAAGGAGGGAGCGTGGGCAGAGCTGGCGGACCTCATCCGGGGCGACGCCGAGGCGGCGACGGAGCCGGGCCAGAAGGTCCAGCTCTATCGCAAGGCCGCGGAGATCCACCTCGCCAAGCGCAAGGACCCGAGCGCCGCAGCCGATCTCCTCGGCAAGGCGTCGGAGCTCGCGCCGGGCGATCGCGATCTGCTCCTCGCGCTCTGCGACGCGTACAGCGCGTCGGGGCGCGGCAAGCAGGCCGCGGAGGTGCTGCAGAAGATCGTCGAGTCGTACGGCGGGCGGCGCTCGAAGGAGCTGGCGGCGATCCACCACCGGCTGTCGAAGGCGTACCTCGCCGAGGGCGACAAGGAGAAGGCGCTCGGCGATCTCGAGACGGCGTTCAAGATCGACCCCGGCTCGGTGGCCATCCTGCGCGACCTCGGCGTGCTCTCGATGGAGCTCGGCGAGGCGACCGAGAAGCCCGCGCGTGACGCGCACTTCGAGCGAGCGCAGAAGACCTTCCGCGCCCTGCTCCTGCAGAAGCTCGACGACACCTCGCCGATCTCGAAGGCGGAGACGTTCTTCTACATCGGCCGCATCCTCCACCTGCAGGGCGAGGACAAGAAGGCGATCCAGCAGCTCGACCGCGCCATCGACGCGGACAAGAACTTCGCGCCCGCGAAGGAGCTGCTCGCCAAGCTCAAGAAGTGA